One window of the Burkholderia sp. FERM BP-3421 genome contains the following:
- a CDS encoding DUF1326 domain-containing protein, translating into MSYHLEGRLLEVCNCNVLCPCWIGEDPDNGTCDTIVAWHIDKGTVDGVDVAGNTIAAVAHVPGNILQGNWTAAIYVDDRASKAQEEALLKVYTGQAGGPVADLAKLIGQVVSVERAPIRFTVVAGKGELEIGANYYAELEPYLGATGGQTTLSDTVFSTVPGAPVFVGKAPTYRSKNPALGIDLDLKNHNALQSTFVFDA; encoded by the coding sequence ATGAGTTATCACCTGGAAGGTCGTCTCCTCGAAGTTTGCAACTGCAATGTGCTTTGCCCCTGCTGGATCGGCGAGGACCCCGACAACGGCACCTGCGACACCATCGTCGCGTGGCATATCGACAAGGGCACGGTCGACGGCGTCGATGTGGCCGGCAATACCATCGCGGCCGTCGCCCATGTGCCCGGCAACATCCTGCAAGGCAACTGGACGGCCGCGATCTATGTCGACGATCGGGCTTCGAAGGCGCAGGAAGAAGCGCTGCTGAAGGTCTACACCGGCCAGGCCGGCGGGCCGGTCGCCGATCTCGCCAAGCTCATCGGCCAGGTCGTGTCCGTGGAGCGCGCGCCGATCCGTTTCACCGTGGTTGCGGGCAAGGGCGAACTCGAGATCGGTGCGAACTACTACGCCGAACTCGAACCCTATCTCGGCGCAACCGGTGGCCAGACCACGCTGTCCGACACCGTGTTCTCGACCGTGCCCGGCGCGCCCGTGTTTGTCGGCAAGGCCCCGACCTATCGATCGAAGAACCCGGCGTTAGGCATCGACCTCGATCTCAAGAATCACAACGCCCTGCAGAGCACCTTCGTCTTCGACGCATGA
- a CDS encoding amino acid permease → MPAHPNSDSPTSSSTQPKLHRSLKARHLTMIAIGGSIGTGLFVASGASISQAGPGGAMLAYLLIGLMVYCLMMSLGEMAALMPVSGSFSTYGAKYVEEGFGFALGWNYWYNWAVTIAVELVAAQLVMHYWFPDVPGVWWSALFLAVMFLLNVLTVRGFGEAEYWFALIKVVTVVAFIGIGLLMIVGILKGGANTGWHNFTIGDAPFAGGLPAMMGVAMIAGFSFQGTELIGVAAGESENPRTTIPRAVRQVFWRILLFYVLAIFVIGMLIPYTDPNLLKSDVTDIGVSPFTLVFRHAGLAFAAGVMNAVILTAVLSAGNSGMYASTRMLYNLATEGRAPKLFAKLSPGGVPRNALYATTAVGALCFLSSLYGDKTVYLWLLNTSGMTGFIAWLGIAVSHYRFRKGFIRQGYSVDQLPYQSKLFPYGPIFAFVLCIVIAFGQDYQAFLSNKIDWIGVTATYIGIPLFLVVWLGYRLVNKSRFVKYEDMEIAPWLEGNGVDGVRRTRVPANTETVA, encoded by the coding sequence ATGCCAGCACACCCGAATTCCGACAGTCCTACTTCATCCTCGACTCAACCCAAGCTCCACCGCAGTCTGAAAGCCCGTCACCTGACGATGATCGCGATCGGCGGCTCGATCGGCACCGGCCTGTTCGTCGCGTCCGGCGCGTCGATCTCGCAGGCCGGCCCGGGCGGGGCGATGCTCGCCTACCTGCTGATCGGGCTGATGGTTTATTGCCTGATGATGAGCCTCGGCGAGATGGCCGCGCTGATGCCCGTGTCCGGCTCGTTCTCGACCTACGGCGCGAAATACGTCGAAGAGGGCTTTGGTTTCGCGCTCGGCTGGAACTATTGGTACAACTGGGCCGTGACGATCGCGGTCGAGCTGGTGGCCGCGCAGCTCGTGATGCACTACTGGTTTCCCGATGTGCCGGGGGTGTGGTGGAGCGCGCTGTTCCTCGCCGTGATGTTCCTGCTCAACGTGCTGACGGTGCGCGGTTTCGGCGAGGCCGAGTACTGGTTCGCGCTGATCAAGGTCGTCACGGTGGTCGCGTTCATCGGCATCGGCTTGCTGATGATCGTCGGCATCCTGAAGGGCGGGGCCAACACGGGCTGGCATAACTTCACGATCGGCGACGCGCCGTTCGCGGGCGGCCTGCCCGCGATGATGGGCGTCGCGATGATCGCGGGCTTTTCGTTCCAGGGCACCGAGCTGATCGGGGTCGCGGCGGGCGAATCGGAGAATCCGCGCACGACGATTCCGCGCGCGGTGCGCCAGGTGTTCTGGCGGATCCTGCTGTTCTACGTGCTGGCGATCTTCGTGATCGGCATGCTGATTCCCTATACCGATCCCAATCTGCTCAAGAGCGACGTGACCGATATCGGCGTGAGCCCGTTCACGCTGGTGTTCCGTCACGCGGGCCTCGCGTTCGCGGCGGGCGTGATGAATGCGGTGATCCTGACCGCCGTGCTGTCGGCCGGCAACTCGGGCATGTATGCGTCGACGCGGATGCTGTACAACCTCGCGACCGAGGGCCGCGCGCCGAAGCTGTTCGCGAAGCTGTCGCCGGGCGGCGTGCCGCGCAATGCGCTGTATGCGACCACCGCGGTCGGGGCGCTGTGCTTCCTGTCGTCGCTGTATGGCGACAAGACTGTTTATCTGTGGCTGCTCAATACCTCGGGCATGACCGGCTTCATCGCGTGGCTCGGCATCGCGGTCAGCCATTATCGGTTCCGCAAGGGCTTCATCCGGCAGGGGTACTCGGTCGATCAGCTGCCGTACCAGTCGAAGCTGTTCCCGTATGGGCCGATCTTCGCGTTCGTGCTGTGCATCGTGATCGCGTTCGGCCAGGACTATCAGGCGTTCCTGTCGAACAAGATCGACTGGATCGGCGTGACGGCGACTTATATCGGCATCCCGCTGTTCCTGGTCGTGTGGCTCGGTTATCGGCTCGTCAACAAGAGCCGCTTCGTGAAGTACGAGGACATGGAGATCGCGCCGTGGCTTGAAGGCAACGGCGTGGACGGCGTGCGGCGCACGCGCGTGCCGGCGAATACCGAGACCGTGGCGTAA
- a CDS encoding metal-dependent hydrolase, whose product MTSIVRRDVRFALPPDRACDWHGEGVATTHLYNALSLLFPAGERFFMDSVRNYRDRIDDPELKQEIVGFIGQEAMHTREHVEYNDLLQAAGLPAHKIDARLWAVLGWMKKVLPHSMQLAITIALEHYTAMFADLLLAKRVTLAEGSVDGYVQMWQWHALEETEHKSVAYDVWLAVMKPGLKRYLIRTGAMLFTSVLFWGTVFEFHLHLLSAHRRRIGKVTGFGRLVGYLFGPRKGVFALIGREWLSYFRPGFHPWDHDNRAHLARLDGLLAAIDATNRRYASEAAPRRVPLHPMPQAGA is encoded by the coding sequence ATGACTTCGATCGTACGCCGTGACGTCCGTTTTGCCCTGCCGCCGGATCGCGCCTGCGACTGGCATGGGGAGGGCGTCGCCACCACGCATCTGTACAACGCGCTGTCGCTGCTGTTCCCGGCGGGCGAGCGCTTCTTCATGGATTCGGTGCGCAATTACCGCGACCGGATCGACGATCCGGAACTGAAGCAGGAAATCGTCGGCTTCATCGGCCAGGAGGCGATGCATACCCGCGAGCACGTCGAGTACAACGACCTGCTGCAGGCGGCGGGCCTGCCCGCGCACAAGATCGACGCGCGGCTGTGGGCGGTGCTCGGCTGGATGAAGAAGGTGTTGCCGCACTCGATGCAACTCGCGATCACGATCGCGCTCGAGCACTACACGGCGATGTTCGCGGACCTGCTGCTCGCGAAGCGGGTGACGCTCGCCGAGGGCTCGGTCGACGGCTACGTGCAGATGTGGCAATGGCACGCGCTCGAGGAAACCGAGCACAAGTCCGTCGCGTACGACGTGTGGCTTGCCGTGATGAAGCCGGGGCTCAAGCGCTACCTGATCCGCACCGGCGCGATGTTGTTCACGAGCGTGCTGTTCTGGGGCACGGTGTTCGAGTTCCACCTGCATCTGTTGAGCGCGCATCGCCGGCGGATCGGCAAGGTCACCGGCTTTGGCCGGCTGGTCGGCTATCTGTTCGGGCCGCGCAAGGGCGTGTTCGCGCTGATCGGGCGTGAATGGCTCAGCTACTTCCGGCCGGGCTTCCATCCGTGGGACCACGACAACCGCGCGCATCTGGCGCGTCTCGACGGCTTGCTGGCCGCGATTGACGCGACCAACCGGCGCTATGCGTCCGAGGCCGCGCCGCGCCGCGTGCCGCTCCATCCGATGCCGCAAGCAGGCGCCTGA
- a CDS encoding GNAT family N-acetyltransferase, translating to MTLHVRGATAADLPALRDLFLRSRRAAFSWEPPEIFALADFEAQTRGEAQWVAVGASGQLVGFASVWMPEHFLHHLYVDPARLRDGVGRALLQALPGWPATRYRLKCLTRNLRALAFYRACGFVEVGAGTADDGDYLLLASPDGGG from the coding sequence ATGACGCTTCACGTACGCGGCGCAACCGCCGCCGATTTGCCTGCCTTGCGCGACCTGTTCCTGCGTTCGCGCCGCGCCGCATTCTCCTGGGAACCGCCCGAGATCTTCGCGCTCGCGGACTTCGAGGCGCAGACGCGCGGCGAGGCGCAGTGGGTGGCGGTCGGCGCGAGCGGCCAACTGGTCGGTTTCGCGTCGGTGTGGATGCCCGAGCATTTCCTGCACCACCTCTATGTCGATCCGGCGCGCCTGCGCGACGGCGTCGGCCGCGCGCTGCTGCAGGCGCTGCCGGGCTGGCCGGCGACGCGCTATCGCCTCAAGTGCCTGACCCGCAATCTGCGTGCGCTGGCGTTCTATCGCGCATGCGGCTTCGTGGAGGTCGGCGCGGGCACGGCCGATGACGGCGACTACCTGTTGCTGGCGTCTCCCGACGGCGGCGGCTGA
- a CDS encoding thioesterase II family protein, whose translation MASLPDTITIPSRRDAARHRLLVFHHACGAATNYHRWAMGFPADTEVWLIDLPGRGKTMRQRPVDTVPAMIAHLRSLAPFLPRDYAVFGHSMGALVAYCFAHDMTQLGRPPLWLGASGADAPFYPERGRRRANAPVHLRSDPEIIDYLVTLGGTPRELAEHRELKEMLLTLAKADFRIVEAGFPLPSATPQPFPVAVFSGRHDPVVSAAGLHDWTRGSQHPVTFHDFDGGHFYLFDQAAAVQHTIGRALDDAHRARTAAALPSQP comes from the coding sequence ATGGCCTCGCTACCCGACACGATCACGATTCCCTCCCGCCGCGACGCGGCCCGCCACCGGCTGCTGGTGTTTCATCACGCCTGCGGCGCGGCGACTAACTACCATCGCTGGGCGATGGGTTTCCCCGCCGATACCGAAGTCTGGCTCATCGACCTGCCCGGCCGCGGCAAGACCATGCGCCAGCGGCCCGTCGACACGGTGCCGGCCATGATCGCCCACCTGCGTTCGCTGGCGCCGTTCCTGCCGCGCGACTATGCCGTGTTCGGTCACAGCATGGGCGCGCTCGTCGCGTACTGCTTCGCACACGACATGACGCAGCTCGGCCGGCCGCCGCTGTGGCTCGGCGCCTCCGGCGCGGACGCGCCGTTCTACCCGGAACGCGGCCGCCGCCGCGCGAATGCGCCGGTCCACCTGCGCAGCGATCCGGAGATCATCGATTACCTGGTCACGCTCGGCGGCACGCCGCGCGAACTGGCCGAGCACCGGGAGCTGAAGGAGATGCTGCTGACGCTCGCGAAAGCCGATTTCCGCATCGTGGAGGCGGGCTTCCCGCTGCCGTCGGCGACGCCGCAGCCGTTCCCGGTCGCGGTGTTCTCGGGCCGCCACGACCCGGTGGTGAGCGCGGCGGGCCTGCACGACTGGACCCGCGGCTCGCAACACCCGGTCACCTTCCATGATTTCGACGGCGGCCACTTCTACCTGTTCGACCAGGCGGCGGCCGTGCAGCACACGATCGGCCGCGCGCTCGACGACGCGCACCGCGCGCGCACGGCCGCGGCGCTGCCGTCGCAACCGTAG
- a CDS encoding FAD-binding protein, giving the protein MVDALVRTQLPVSIGGGHFSMGGHTASPGTLHLDLRRMNRVLRFDPLVAVIRVQAGIRWCDIQRFVDPHGLAVKIMQTYANFTVGGALSVNAHGRYMGLGPVVLSVRAITLVLAGGEVVEASRSAHPRLFDAAIGGYGGIGVITEVELDLVPNTRVARSDRKMRTADYKRWFDANIRGHGDVVFHNFDLYPPRYTRGRAVSWTVTDAPATAPRLQPLARGFLAAKYLLWAITETPLGKFRREYLYDPLLHLGTKVHWRNYEAGYDVAELEPVGRRDRTYVLQEYFVPAEAVGEFAQTMGAVLARHQVNVVNISIRHALGDDRTLMAWARGETFAFVLYYKQRTRENARERVAVWTRALIDAVLAVGGTYYLPYQLHATHEQFHRAYPRAREMFALKAELDPHYRLRGALWDRYYAPLLQPAASAPARPSASLFAAVYGGEREADRFYTFLQNIFNVLPADRLHALIKDETAKHADDETIYRGVQARLKSITPPLAMLTHALPSLATQKAEMGRQAAQLLGDAALRDYVEIGTTGRYVKAMRKHLKLGGRVTLVHEVAPGNSPVDIVERGQIGRIGDFTPLHDYAPIALPSASADLVSCFVGLHHMAPDKLAPFLDSIAQIVRPGGYFIVRDHDVTSEAMDAFVSLAHTVFNAGLGESWETNRRELRHFASVDAWIARIEAAGFRHTGARLRQDGDPSDNLLMAFQRTGAAA; this is encoded by the coding sequence GTGGTCGACGCGCTGGTCCGGACCCAGCTTCCCGTGTCGATCGGCGGCGGCCATTTCAGCATGGGCGGCCACACCGCGAGCCCCGGCACGCTTCACCTCGATCTGCGCCGCATGAACCGCGTGCTGCGCTTCGATCCGCTTGTCGCCGTGATCCGCGTGCAGGCCGGGATCCGCTGGTGCGACATCCAGCGCTTCGTCGATCCGCACGGCCTCGCCGTCAAGATCATGCAGACCTATGCGAACTTCACGGTCGGCGGCGCGTTGTCGGTGAATGCGCACGGCCGCTACATGGGGCTCGGGCCGGTCGTGCTGTCGGTGCGCGCGATCACGCTGGTGCTGGCCGGCGGCGAGGTGGTCGAGGCGTCGCGCAGCGCGCATCCGCGCCTGTTCGACGCGGCGATCGGCGGTTACGGCGGGATCGGCGTCATCACCGAGGTGGAGCTGGACCTGGTGCCCAACACGCGCGTCGCGCGCAGCGACCGCAAGATGCGCACCGCCGACTACAAGCGCTGGTTCGACGCGAACATTCGCGGCCACGGCGACGTGGTGTTCCACAACTTCGATCTCTATCCGCCGCGCTATACGCGCGGCCGCGCGGTCAGCTGGACCGTGACCGACGCGCCCGCCACCGCGCCGCGCCTGCAGCCGCTCGCGCGCGGCTTCCTCGCGGCCAAGTATCTGCTGTGGGCGATCACCGAGACGCCGCTCGGCAAGTTCCGCCGCGAGTATCTGTACGACCCGCTGCTGCACCTCGGCACGAAGGTGCACTGGCGCAACTATGAAGCCGGCTACGACGTCGCCGAGCTGGAGCCCGTCGGGCGGCGCGACCGCACCTACGTGCTGCAGGAGTATTTCGTGCCGGCGGAGGCGGTCGGCGAGTTCGCGCAGACGATGGGCGCGGTGCTCGCGCGGCACCAGGTCAACGTCGTCAACATCTCGATCCGCCATGCGCTCGGCGACGACCGCACGCTGATGGCGTGGGCGCGCGGCGAGACCTTCGCGTTCGTGCTGTATTACAAGCAGCGCACGCGCGAGAACGCGCGCGAACGCGTCGCGGTCTGGACCCGCGCGTTGATCGACGCGGTGCTCGCGGTCGGCGGCACCTACTACCTGCCGTATCAGCTGCACGCGACGCACGAGCAGTTCCATCGCGCGTACCCGCGCGCGCGCGAGATGTTCGCGCTGAAGGCCGAACTCGATCCGCACTACCGGCTGCGCGGCGCGCTGTGGGACCGTTACTACGCGCCGTTGCTGCAGCCCGCGGCGAGCGCGCCGGCGCGGCCGAGCGCCTCGCTGTTCGCGGCGGTGTACGGCGGCGAGCGCGAGGCGGACCGCTTCTATACGTTCCTGCAGAACATCTTCAACGTGTTGCCGGCGGATCGCCTGCACGCGCTGATCAAGGACGAGACCGCGAAGCACGCCGACGACGAGACGATCTATCGCGGCGTCCAGGCGCGCCTGAAGTCGATCACGCCGCCGCTCGCGATGCTCACGCATGCGCTGCCGTCGCTCGCGACGCAGAAGGCCGAGATGGGACGGCAGGCGGCGCAGCTGCTCGGCGACGCGGCGCTGCGCGATTACGTCGAGATCGGCACGACGGGCCGCTATGTGAAGGCGATGCGCAAGCACCTGAAGCTCGGCGGCCGCGTGACGCTCGTGCACGAGGTCGCGCCGGGCAACTCGCCCGTCGACATCGTCGAGCGCGGGCAGATCGGGCGGATCGGCGACTTCACGCCGCTGCACGACTACGCGCCGATCGCGCTGCCGTCGGCCAGCGCCGATCTCGTCAGCTGCTTCGTCGGCCTGCATCACATGGCGCCCGACAAGCTCGCGCCGTTCCTCGACTCGATCGCGCAGATCGTGCGGCCCGGCGGCTACTTCATCGTGCGCGATCACGACGTCACGAGCGAGGCGATGGATGCGTTCGTGTCGCTCGCGCATACCGTGTTCAACGCCGGCCTCGGCGAGAGCTGGGAGACCAATCGCCGCGAGCTGCGGCACTTCGCGAGCGTCGATGCCTGGATCGCCCGGATCGAGGCGGCCGGCTTCCGGCACACGGGCGCGCGGCTGCGGCAGGACGGCGACCCGTCCGACAACCTCCTGATGGCGTTCCAGCGCACGGGGGCCGCGGCATGA
- a CDS encoding DUF805 domain-containing protein has protein sequence MSALSLAFAFFKRRGRITRSTWLSRLVVAGLFCAAFGEWAGRFAGEAGAGVFALLFIWAALALSIQRLHDIGRSGAALWVALVPVLGPLWVVVQLLKRGAAHENRFGPDPASRDDYLQVPISR, from the coding sequence ATGTCCGCACTTTCACTGGCTTTCGCTTTCTTCAAGCGTCGCGGCCGCATCACGCGCAGCACCTGGCTGTCCCGGCTCGTCGTGGCGGGCCTGTTCTGCGCCGCGTTCGGCGAGTGGGCCGGCCGCTTCGCGGGCGAGGCGGGCGCCGGCGTGTTCGCGCTGCTGTTCATCTGGGCCGCGCTCGCGTTGTCGATCCAGCGCCTGCACGATATCGGCCGTTCGGGCGCCGCGCTGTGGGTCGCGCTCGTGCCGGTGCTCGGGCCGCTGTGGGTCGTCGTTCAACTGCTCAAGCGCGGCGCCGCGCACGAAAACCGCTTCGGCCCCGATCCGGCGAGCCGCGACGATTATCTGCAAGTCCCTATTTCCCGCTGA
- a CDS encoding alpha/beta fold hydrolase, with product MNFKKVLAALIVAPVLLAVCAASIANYAARARERDAAASAAPPGSRFVRAADVSMLIQERGPATGEPIVFVSGLGAWSATWLPTMDALARAGYRTIALDLPPFGYTSRPAADAYDTSHQAARILGLLDTLGVRRAILVGHSFGGRATVEALLAQPRRFSAAVLVDVALRLDPPPPAAPGLVARGLGVPALRRPLIAATATNPHLTRWFLERFTTRHGALSPEVVAVYQRPLSVAGTTTAYGEWLDAFLNDAGRDRGERSAALAALPMPVDVIWGNADTVTPLADGARLARLLPNASLTVLSGLGHIPHVEDNAAFVRAVLPFVGRWSGQEAGVSARGRGAL from the coding sequence ATGAATTTCAAAAAAGTGCTCGCGGCGCTGATCGTCGCGCCGGTCCTGCTTGCGGTGTGTGCCGCGAGCATCGCGAACTACGCGGCCCGCGCGCGCGAGCGCGACGCGGCGGCGAGCGCCGCCCCGCCGGGCAGCCGCTTCGTGCGCGCGGCCGACGTGTCGATGCTGATCCAGGAGCGCGGCCCGGCGACGGGCGAGCCGATCGTGTTCGTATCCGGGCTCGGCGCATGGAGCGCGACCTGGCTGCCCACCATGGACGCGCTCGCGCGCGCCGGCTACCGCACCATCGCGCTCGACCTGCCGCCGTTCGGCTATACCAGCCGCCCGGCCGCCGACGCCTACGACACATCGCACCAGGCGGCGCGCATTCTCGGCCTGCTCGATACGCTCGGCGTGCGCCGCGCGATCCTGGTCGGCCATTCATTCGGCGGACGCGCGACCGTCGAGGCGCTGCTCGCGCAGCCGCGGCGCTTCAGCGCGGCGGTGCTGGTCGACGTCGCGCTGCGCCTCGATCCGCCACCGCCCGCCGCGCCGGGCCTCGTCGCGCGCGGGCTCGGCGTACCCGCGCTGCGCCGGCCGCTGATCGCCGCGACGGCCACCAATCCGCACCTCACGCGCTGGTTCCTCGAACGCTTCACGACGCGGCACGGCGCGCTGTCGCCCGAGGTGGTCGCCGTCTATCAACGGCCGCTGTCGGTCGCCGGCACGACCACCGCCTACGGCGAGTGGCTCGACGCGTTCCTCAACGATGCCGGCCGCGATCGCGGCGAGCGCAGCGCGGCGCTCGCCGCGCTGCCGATGCCGGTCGACGTGATCTGGGGCAACGCCGACACGGTCACGCCGCTCGCGGACGGCGCGCGGCTCGCGCGGCTGTTGCCGAATGCGTCGTTGACGGTGCTGTCGGGGCTCGGGCATATCCCGCACGTCGAGGACAACGCCGCGTTCGTGCGGGCGGTCCTGCCGTTCGTCGGGCGCTGGTCGGGGCAGGAAGCGGGGGTGAGCGCGCGGGGGCGCGGCGCGCTCTGA
- a CDS encoding right-handed parallel beta-helix repeat-containing protein, translated as MANNPIAFMSYVHVDDEHENGRLTQFRERLSGEIGMQLGERFDIFQDRKDLRWGEQWKARLDGAIDAVTFLIPIVTPAFFKSQACRGELERFLEREQKLGRNDLIMPVYYLDAPSMNDAQKRDKDPLAALLATRQYADWRALRFDALTSAEVGKRLAGIARQIVEALEVRVAALPEVAPEVETREADSATESDGNPAGTQASATKATEQARGPEARTEVPTLIVDAFHRGDHLTINAALAAAAPGARILVRPGLYREGLVIDKPVEIIGDGNRGDIVIEAQDQDVVLFRSSMGRIANLTLRQAGGDKWYGVDITQGRLDLEDCAISSQSLAGIAIHDGADPRIRRNRIHDGASDGVIAYENGLGTLEDNEIVGHAQLGVAISEGAHVALHRNRIHGGRSFGVVVADTGRGLLEDNEIFDNVGSNVIIQDGGNPTLRRNRIHSGKASGVFICDNSKGTLENNDIFNNQMTGVEIKNGAQPALYLNRIHDNHASGVFFNTDGLGTIENNEIYGNALAGVEIKKGANPTLRRNHIRDGKGSGVFVHEHGGGVLEGNEIIGNTLSGVEIREGSNPILRKNLISKGKTNGLYVHKDGQGIIEKNQIVDNAHSGVVVLSGGNPTLHTNRITGNAQIGIDIRKDSGGTFENNDLRDNQEAAWKIAADARQDLKRTGNLE; from the coding sequence GTGGCAAACAATCCGATTGCGTTCATGAGCTACGTGCACGTGGACGACGAGCATGAGAACGGGCGGCTGACCCAGTTTCGCGAACGCCTGAGCGGCGAGATTGGCATGCAGTTGGGCGAGCGTTTCGATATTTTCCAGGACCGCAAGGATCTGCGCTGGGGCGAGCAGTGGAAAGCGCGCCTCGACGGCGCGATCGACGCGGTCACGTTCCTGATTCCGATCGTCACGCCCGCGTTCTTCAAGAGCCAGGCGTGCCGCGGCGAACTCGAGCGCTTCCTCGAACGGGAGCAGAAGCTCGGGCGCAACGACCTGATCATGCCGGTCTACTACCTCGATGCGCCGTCGATGAACGACGCGCAGAAGCGCGACAAGGATCCGCTCGCGGCGCTGCTCGCGACGCGCCAGTACGCGGACTGGCGCGCGCTGCGCTTCGATGCGCTCACCTCGGCGGAAGTCGGCAAGCGGCTCGCGGGCATCGCGCGGCAGATCGTGGAGGCGCTGGAGGTGCGCGTGGCCGCGCTGCCGGAAGTCGCGCCGGAAGTCGAGACGCGCGAGGCGGACAGCGCAACGGAATCCGACGGCAATCCGGCCGGCACGCAGGCGAGCGCCACCAAGGCGACGGAGCAGGCGCGCGGCCCCGAGGCGCGCACCGAAGTGCCCACGCTGATCGTGGACGCCTTCCATCGCGGCGATCACTTGACGATCAACGCGGCGCTCGCCGCCGCCGCGCCGGGCGCGCGCATCCTGGTGCGTCCCGGCCTCTACCGGGAAGGGCTCGTCATCGACAAGCCGGTCGAGATCATCGGCGACGGCAATCGCGGCGACATCGTGATCGAGGCGCAGGATCAGGACGTCGTGCTCTTCAGGAGCAGCATGGGGCGCATCGCGAACCTGACGCTTCGACAGGCAGGAGGAGACAAATGGTATGGCGTCGACATCACCCAGGGCCGCCTCGACCTGGAAGACTGCGCCATCTCCAGCCAGAGTCTCGCCGGCATCGCCATCCACGACGGCGCCGACCCGAGAATCCGCCGGAACCGGATACACGACGGCGCATCGGACGGCGTCATCGCTTACGAGAACGGCCTCGGCACCTTGGAAGACAATGAAATCGTCGGCCACGCCCAGCTTGGCGTGGCGATCTCGGAAGGCGCGCATGTCGCCCTCCACCGAAACCGCATCCACGGCGGACGCTCATTCGGCGTCGTTGTCGCCGACACCGGTCGCGGGCTGCTCGAAGACAACGAGATATTCGACAACGTCGGCAGCAACGTCATCATCCAGGACGGCGGCAACCCCACGTTACGCCGCAATCGCATTCATAGCGGCAAGGCTTCGGGTGTCTTCATCTGCGACAACAGCAAGGGCACGCTGGAAAACAACGACATCTTCAATAATCAGATGACAGGCGTGGAAATCAAGAACGGCGCCCAGCCCGCGCTCTACCTCAATCGCATCCACGACAATCACGCGAGCGGCGTATTCTTCAACACCGACGGCCTGGGCACGATCGAGAACAACGAGATTTACGGCAATGCGCTCGCAGGCGTGGAAATCAAGAAGGGCGCGAATCCCACGCTGAGACGCAACCACATCCGCGATGGCAAGGGCAGCGGCGTGTTCGTCCACGAACACGGCGGAGGCGTGCTGGAAGGCAACGAGATCATCGGCAATACGCTATCGGGTGTCGAGATCCGGGAAGGCAGCAACCCGATCCTGCGCAAGAACCTCATCAGCAAAGGGAAAACGAATGGTCTGTATGTCCATAAGGACGGGCAAGGGATCATCGAGAAAAACCAGATCGTCGACAACGCCCACTCGGGGGTCGTGGTGCTCAGCGGCGGCAACCCCACGCTCCACACCAACCGCATCACCGGCAACGCCCAGATCGGCATCGACATCCGCAAGGACAGCGGCGGCACCTTCGAGAACAACGACCTGCGCGACAACCAGGAAGCCGCCTGGAAAATCGCCGCGGACGCACGGCAAGATCTCAAGCGCACGGGCAATCTCGAATGA
- a CDS encoding isocitrate lyase/PEP mutase family protein, with the protein MTRTIAEKRAAFRALHASGCFMLPNPWHIGSARYLESLGFKALASTSSGLAWSLGHADNHLTRDTVLAHLRALVAATDLPVNADFENGFGADPDALADSVRLAVDTGVAGLSIEDSTGAPTAPLFALDVAVERIRAARHAIDAAGGDVLLVGRAENFLVGAPDLDDTIKRLAAYAEAGADVLYAPGIRTREQIEAVVAAVAPKPVNLLIGSPSEFTLQDVAALGVRRVSVGGALARTAWGGFMRAAQGLVEGRFDAFADGAPHADLNRMFQ; encoded by the coding sequence ATGACCCGCACCATCGCCGAAAAACGCGCCGCGTTCCGCGCGCTGCACGCCTCCGGTTGCTTCATGTTGCCGAACCCCTGGCACATCGGCAGCGCCCGCTACCTGGAAAGCCTGGGTTTCAAGGCGCTCGCCTCCACCAGTTCCGGCCTCGCGTGGTCGCTGGGCCATGCCGACAACCACCTCACCCGCGACACCGTGCTCGCGCACCTGCGCGCGCTCGTCGCCGCGACCGACCTGCCCGTCAACGCCGATTTCGAGAACGGCTTCGGCGCCGATCCCGATGCGCTCGCCGACAGCGTGCGGCTCGCGGTCGATACCGGTGTCGCGGGCCTGTCGATCGAGGATTCGACGGGCGCGCCCACCGCGCCGCTGTTCGCGCTCGACGTCGCGGTCGAACGCATCAGGGCCGCGCGGCACGCGATCGACGCGGCGGGCGGCGACGTGCTGCTGGTCGGCCGCGCGGAGAACTTCCTGGTCGGCGCGCCGGACCTCGACGACACGATCAAGCGTCTCGCGGCCTACGCCGAGGCGGGCGCCGACGTGCTCTACGCGCCCGGCATCCGCACCCGCGAACAGATCGAGGCCGTGGTCGCCGCGGTCGCGCCGAAGCCGGTGAACCTGCTGATCGGCTCGCCGTCCGAATTCACGCTGCAGGACGTCGCCGCGCTCGGCGTGCGACGCGTCAGCGTGGGCGGCGCGCTCGCCCGCACCGCATGGGGCGGCTTCATGCGCGCGGCGCAAGGGCTCGTCGAGGGCCGCTTCGACGCCTTCGCCGACGGCGCGCCGCACGCCGACCTGAATCGCATGTTCCAGTAA